The genome window GGGAGCTCCCCTGCGGGGGCAACTGGGGCTGCTACACGGAGCAGCAGCGCTGTGACGGCTACTGGCACTGTCCCAACGGCCGCGACGAGCTCAACTGTTCCACGTGTCAGGAGGAGGAGTTCCCCTGTTCCAGGAACGGAGCCTGTTATCCTCGATCGGACCGCTGCAACTACCAGAACCGCTGCCCCAACGGTTCTGATGAGAAGAACTGCTTCTTCTGCCAGCCCGGAAACTTCCACTGCAAGGTAGGAAGCAAGGCAGCGCCAGAGGGAATCTGGCAGCAGACAGAGTGGTGTATCAAGAGTACGACaggcgccatctttgctaccaAGGACATGGGCAGCTGTGCTCGCAAGCATGCAATTGCGGTCGTTAGTTTTCCTAAATAACGAGTCTGAATCTAGTTCTAAACATAGTCCAGCtcaacaataaaacatgcttctattttgtcaaaagtaCAAATTTGAGGCTCTTCTGGTCCAATGGTCTTAAATCTGGTCTTAGGTCTTCTGACGACACAGGTAAACGGGTCCTAAGTTGGCCCTTCTGGTCCAACGGTCTTAAATCTTGTCTTAGGTCTTCAGAGGACACAGGTAAACGGGTCCTAAGTTGACCCTTCTGGTCCAATGGTCTTAAATCTTGTCTTAGGTCTTCAGAGGATACaggtaaacggggcctaagttgACCCTTCTGGTCCAATGGTCTTAAATCTTGTCTTAGGTCTTCAGACGACACAGGTAAACGGGTCCTAAGTTGACCCTTCTTGTCCAATGGTCTTAAATCTTGTCTTTGGTCTTCAGAGGACACAGGTAAACGGGTCCTAAGTTGACCCTTCTGGTCCAATGGTCTTAAATCTTGTCTTAGGTCTTCAGACGACACAGGTAAACGGGTCCTAAGTTGACCCTTCTTGTCCAATGGTATTAAATCTTGTCTTTGGTCTTCAGAGGACACAGGTAAACGGGTCCTAAGTTGACCCTTCTGGTCCAATTGTCTTAAATCTTGTCTTAGGTCTTCAGAGGACACAGCTAAACGGGTCCTAAGTTGGCCCTTCTGGTCCAACGGTCTTAAATCTTGTCTTAGGTCTTCAGAGGACACAGGTAAACGGGTCCTAAGTTGACCCTTCTGGTCCAATGGTCTTAAATCTTGTCTTAGGTCTTCAGACGACACAGGTTAACGGGTCCTAAGTTGACCCTTCTTGTCCAATGGTCTTAAATCTTGTCTTTGGTCTTCAGAGGACACAGGTAAACGGGTCCTAAGTTGACCCTTCTGGTCCAATGGTCTTAAATCTTGTCTTAGGTCTTCAGACGACACAGGTAAACGGGTCCTAAGTTGACCCTTCTTGTCCAATGGTATTAAATCTTGTCTTTGGTCTTCAGAGGACACAGGTAAACGGGTCCTAAGTTGACCCTTCTGGTCCAATTGTCTTAAATCTTGTCTTAGGTCTTCAGAGGACACAGCTAAACGGGTCCTAAGTTGGCCCTTCTGGTCCAACGGTCTTAAATCTTGTCTTAGGTCTTCAGAGGACACAGGTAAACGGGTCCTAAGTTGACCCTTCTGGTCCAATGGTCTTAAATCTTGTCTTAGGTCTTCTGACGACACAGGTAAACAGGCCCTAAGTTGACCCTTCTGGTCCAATGGTCTTAAATCTTGTCTTAGGTCTTCTGACGACACAGGTAAACAAGTCCTGATTTGGCCCTTCTGGTCCAACGATCTTAAATGTTGTCTTAGGTCTTCAGAGGACACAGGTAAACGGGTCCTGTGTTTGCCCTTCTGGTCCAACGGTCTTAAATGTTGTCTTAGGTCTTCAGAAGACACAGGTAAACGGGTCCTAAGTTGGCCCTTCTGGTCCAACGGTCTTAAATGTTGTCTTAGGTCTTCAGAAGACACAGGTAAACAAGTCCTAAGTTGGCCCTTCTGGTCCAACGGTCTTAAATCTTGTCTTAGGTCTTCAGAGGACGCGGGTAAACGGGTTCTAAGTCGGCCTTTCTGGTCCAACAGTCTCAAATCTTGTCTTAGGTCTTTGGAGGACGCGGGTAAACAGGTCCTAAGTTGTCCCCCAAGCAGAGCACAACGTGCATGTTTACACGGCGAGGGAGCACAgtgttggtagcaaacatggcgctgtGAAGTCATGTGAcagccttttgaccaatcattgggcAGATAGTCTGCAACCACTTTGACTTATGTGCAGAATAACCGCTGCGTGTTCGAGTCCTGGGTCTGTGACGCTCAGGACGACTGCGGCGACGGCAGCGACGAGGAAAGTTGTCCCGTGGTGGTTCCCACCCGAGTCATCACGGCCGCCGTCATCGGCAGCCTGGTCTGCGGCCTCCTGCTGGTCATCGCGCTGGGCTGCACCTGCAAACTCTACTCGCTGCGCATGTTCGAGCGCAGGTGAGCGACCACACCCCCGTTGTCTTGTGCAGCTGTCTGACCGCCGATCGCTCGCCGCAGGTCCTTCGAGACCCAGCTGTCCAGGGTGGAGGCAGAGCTGCTGCGGAGAGAAGCCCCGCCCTCATACGGCCAGCTCATAGCTCAGGGTTTGATCCCGCCTGTGGAGGACTTCCCCGTGTGCTCGGGGAACCAGGTAGGAGTGTGTAGGAATGTTCCAGCAGGAATGACCACTGATCTTCTCCATGTGGTCTGGCTCTCAGGCGTCCGTTTTGGAAAACCTCCGCCTGGCAGTTCGCTCTCAGCTCGGCTTCACAACGCTGCGCCTCCCTTCTGCCTGTCGCCATAGCAACCTGTGGCGCAGCATCTTCAACTTCTCTCGGTCTCGACAGTCGGCGTCTTTGGCTCTGGTCTCTGCGGACCTGGAGGACAGTGCCGGTACTGGGAGCTCCGGATCAGACCTGCTGTCCCCGGACTCTGACGATACGGACACGGAGAGCGAGAGGGGGAGGGAACGCGTGATCGGTGCGGTGGCTGGACCTGTTGCCCCCCTTCCCCACAAGACCCCACCCTCCAGTTCAGTAGCTATGATGCTCTCCACCACCCCCATCAACCTGCCGGACACTTCTAGAGCCACGCCATCCTCCGCCGGCCCGGTCACCATGGTAACCGCCAATCCGGACGCGGTATGCCACAGCGACTCCTCCGAGGTCCGAGCTCCATCCACATCTGGCCTACAGCGTCTGGCCCAGAGCCTGCGCCAGCTGGCCAGGAACCTGCTGGGAAGCAGCCAGAACCCCGCCTGGACCAATCATAGTCCGCTGCGCCAACTGGACACGGGAAGAACCAGGACAGAGTCCACGGAGCGGCGAGGCagcgaggaggaagaggaagacgtGGAGCTTCTGATCCCAGATTCGGACTCGTCCTCTTTGTTCGGCGGAGTCCGACAACCCCTTTTAGAGCCCGCGCTCTCCCCCGACACGGCCCGAGCTCCGCGCCAACACCGTGCCAACGCCACGCAGGCGGGGCGGGATGGTCCTTGCGAACACTGCGGAAAGGTTCACACCGCTCGCATCCCGGACGCGTGCCTGGAGTCTGGCGGCAAGACGGAAAGCAGCGACGATGAGCTGCTGCAGCTGTGCTAGCAGGCTAACTACCGTGTTAAtagctgctagcatgttagcttgtGTTCTACCTGGACCaggacttttcaaagtgtcatGCAGCAGAAACATCTTTTGCACATGCTAAGCTTGAATTGGACAATAATAGAAGATGAGTTCTGCTAACTGCCACAATTTGACCAAAAAACCACTGGGCTCCCCAGTACCAGGTACCAACACCAGACTACATGTAACCTAGTAGAACTCATTCAAAACCAGGTTTTATTTCACAAGTATATTTCTGTAacatgaacagtaacactgtgttggaatattgaagtgattctttggcctaccac of Nerophis lumbriciformis linkage group LG37, RoL_Nlum_v2.1, whole genome shotgun sequence contains these proteins:
- the lrp12 gene encoding low-density lipoprotein receptor-related protein 12 — protein: MAVCSGVYLLIFSGCVAASQRNQNIFVSGISSACGDSSELLRASSGVITSPGWPFQYPPRLNCSWNIRGRPGDTITISFQDFELQSSHRCSSDWMSISSYKNLDGLRVCGSSLPPPYISSQDHVWIHFRSDEALTGKGFRLSYVTGKADASSCDVDHFHCSNGKCIPDWWRCNSMDECGDNSDEDLCVDSPFSFQPCSLNQFPCLSRYTRIYTCLPHSLRCDGSIDCQDLGDEIDCDVPTCGDWLRNFYGSFSSPNYPDFYPPGSNCTWLIDTGDHRKVILRFTDFKLDGTGYGDYVKVYDGLEENPRRLLRVLTAFDSRAPLVVVSSSGQLRIHFYADKINAARGFNVTYQVDGFCLPWELPCGGNWGCYTEQQRCDGYWHCPNGRDELNCSTCQEEEFPCSRNGACYPRSDRCNYQNRCPNGSDEKNCFFCQPGNFHCKNNRCVFESWVCDAQDDCGDGSDEESCPVVVPTRVITAAVIGSLVCGLLLVIALGCTCKLYSLRMFERRSFETQLSRVEAELLRREAPPSYGQLIAQGLIPPVEDFPVCSGNQASVLENLRLAVRSQLGFTTLRLPSACRHSNLWRSIFNFSRSRQSASLALVSADLEDSAGTGSSGSDLLSPDSDDTDTESERGRERVIGAVAGPVAPLPHKTPPSSSVAMMLSTTPINLPDTSRATPSSAGPVTMVTANPDAVCHSDSSEVRAPSTSGLQRLAQSLRQLARNLLGSSQNPAWTNHSPLRQLDTGRTRTESTERRGSEEEEEDVELLIPDSDSSSLFGGVRQPLLEPALSPDTARAPRQHRANATQAGRDGPCEHCGKVHTARIPDACLESGGKTESSDDELLQLC